The DNA window CGAAAGTCTCCAAAGCATTGGAAATGATCTATGCACGACGTCAGGCACTCGCCGCGAAAGAGCTTCATTTTTGTTTTGTAAAGTCAAGACCAAAATCGAACAGACTGATTCTGGACCCTTGATCAACTGAGCATGATTCGAACTGTGCACTCTGCACTTTTCGCCTTCGCACTGGTGGCCTGCTTCGTCATCTATCCGTCCACTGCCATCGCTTGTGTTGAAGGATTGGCTTGGGGAATGCCCCAATCAGAAATCAACGACCACCTCCACGGTGCCATCAAACAGGAAGACCTCAACTCTCAACGCTTGATCGCTCGTAACGTCCATCTCGATCAATTACCTGTTCCGCAGCTCACGTTGGACATGAACGAGCAAGGTGGACTGGAGTCACTGGCTTACGAGTTCAGCATGGATGACATGACAGAAGTCCTTGCTGGTTTAAGTGCTCGGCACGGCAAGCCAATCAGCACATCAATCAAAGAAAACAGCTATGAGGATCAGCTCTGGGTCTGGAACACAGGTGAGGACCTGATCACAGCCGTAAAACGAACAAACGGACATGTGCAGAAATTTCTGATTGCCTACCGACCAAGCCGACTCAACCCCGAAACGCTCTAAGCATTTCATCCCCTGAAAAGCTTGCTATCACTGCAAAGAGAATCCAATACCATCAGCAGATGAGTGATTTTTTTTACTCTCTAGCAAGCTGGAGATGGCCGATCGCAATCGTTCTTTCCTTCTTTTTTGTGAGTCGTGCCCTCATTGTGATTGCAAGAATGGGGATCCGAGTTGAAATTTTCACGCGTCTCCCCATTCTTGTAGGGACCGGAAGGGAGCCGATCAAAGCGGAGGTTGGCAAAGTGCGGATCTAAGAGACACGCACCCAACACCGATTGATTTCAGATTCTCTCGATCTCTCGATTGATCTCCTCTTCACTGAACGCGTGACGATGAGGGTGAGTGATTTTCCATCCTTGAATCAGCAAAGCAGCCCCCCAGCCGAGAAGTGAGTAGATCGGCCAGAAAAAGCCAAATCCACTCAAAGCCCACACAACAATCAAGAGAGCATTCACCCAGAGGTAATTGATCACTTGATGCCGATAGGCCCTCTTGAGGCTAAGACGGCTGATGGCAAAGCGGCGAATATCATCAACATGATTCATAAATACTAGGAGATTTAATCTCTAAAATGCTAGCAAAAATTAAAAACTAAAGCTAACACCCGTACCAATATGATGCTGCCAACCTATTCCCCATCCCCCACCTTTACGTTCATCGGTGCTATAGATGGGCTCCCAATGAGCATATAAAACGACTTGGTCGTTAATCGGGTATTCAAGAGCAATTTCACCACCCCAGTCAGTTCGTTGAGATAGTCCCGAATAGTCTCCTGGAGAGTAAAAACGTGGTCCTCCAGTGAGAGTCACATTTAACAAATCAACGTTGAAACCGAAACCAAGCCACGTATCAGTGTAATTCCCTAAATAAGTTCCATCACTTTCCCATCCACTCCGATTTTCAGCTGAAATAAAGATGCCGTCTGCAATTGACTCCAGCCCGTCACCAAGTGCAAAATTCAGATCACCATCTCCAAATGCATAGGCTAGTTTAGCTCCAACTTCATGCTTAAGGCCCTTTGTGTCTTCGGCAATGCTAGAAGTTACGTAGTAAGGCTTCCAATCAACTGAAACAGAGAAACGATCATTAGGCTGATATCTGGCTGCTAAATAAGCTTTTGCATCAACCCTTCGAAAGGGTGCCCCAGATTCTTCTTCTTCTTCCTCTTCACCTTCCTCCTCGATTTCAACTCTGCCATAAAAGTGCTCCGCTTCACCGTAGACAGCAGCTGGGCCGATCAGTGCTTCAATCGCAAAAGCACCATCATTTTCGAGCCCCCACTCAAAAACACCTCCAAACTGGAGATCAATAGCGTAATGCCTTGGTTGACCTTCGAGATTATCTTCTAATCCTGCATGACCTTCAATGGTCAGGACTGGCGAAGCTTTAAATTCTCCAGCTTCTAATTGTTCGCCCCCTGCAGCGCCATGAGCTCTTACGGCTGTAAAAGATGAGGTTGAAATTACAAGGAATACTGCTGAGATACCAGCACGAATGAGTTGTAGGTTGAATGAAGAAAACATGAAATTAGTCAAATAGAATGAGGTAAAATTAAAGATAATTATTTAATAGAGGACCATTGATTTTGAAGACTGCTAGCAGCGGCTTCATTACAACTACCTCCTTGAGCATTCACAAAAATGCAAACATTGTTCGTAGCTGTTTGAACCAAACTTTTGCCTGGTGCTTGACCATCAGCGAAAAGTGCTTGCTTGGCTATTGGAACGCCACTGCTACGACTAATTCGTCGCATCGTTTTAGACGGCGGAATTGACTCAGCGAAGATGGCCTTACTTCCAGATGCTTTGATCGACTTGCTAATCGCAGACAAACTCGAGGGTCGGAGCGTTCCCCCCGTGGTGAAGTCATCAAGCACGGGTAATTCACGCACTCCGTAACGCTTGGCCAAAAAAGAAAAAGCTCGATGCCCGGTCACCAGAACGCGCTGTTTTTGTGGAACAGTGGCAATTTGTTGACCAATCCAGCCACCAAGAGAGGCAAGTACACCATCAACCTTCGCTCGGCGTTGATCAATTGCAGCATCACCCTTGGCATCAAATAAGGGCTTCAAACTCCATGCCACGGAGTTGGCCATCGCTTTCACATTGGCTGGGTCATGCCAAATGTGAGGATCTTTGAGAGGGTTCTTAGGGACTGCTTTATTTCCAACCCTTACAACAGCCCCAGGGGTTTTGATCTTGTTAAGCGCTGGCGTGAGGTTATATCCATTCAGCAACACAAGTTGGGCTTTCGCGAGATTGCCTCGATCAGCTGGACGTAACGCCAGGGTGTGAGGATCTGAGCCGGGTTTGGTCAAGCAAATCACGTTGGCTTGAGGCCCAGCAAGGGTGCGCGTGAGATCGCAAAGAATCCCATCCGCGGCCACCACTGTTGGACTCGCAGTGTTGGCTGCCGCCAGCAAGACACTGGCAAAAGGTACGGAGGCAGGCAGTGGCACAAGAAAGCTTGGAACTTCCCAGAATGATAATCATTCTCAAAACTGCTGCCTAGGTGCTTTTCCAGGCCAGTGGGCAAAGCAACACAACGCAAGCCACTCCAATCAAAGGTCCGGGGGGGAGATTGAGGGGCAAGGCCAAAAGAAATCCACCGCCACTGAGGGCCAAACCCACCAATGCAGCCCGAACCATCGCAGCGCGCAGACTGCTCACCCGATGAAGCCCTGGAAGCACGGGGGCACACAGCAAACCAATCACCAAAATCACTCCCACCGCTGCCATGGCACTAACAATGACCACAGCTGTGACGGCAGAAAGGGCCAGCCGCAGCCCACGCACCGACAATCCCGCCGAGGCAGCACCCTCTGGATCAACCCCCAAATAAACAAGCTCGCGATAGCGAGTGCCCAGAAGGATGGCCAAGGCCAGGCAAGCAACCAACACGCGACCCACATCAAGCCAACCCACCGTCAGCAAATCACCAAACAGCAAGGCCTCAAGGTCAAGGCGCAAACTCAGCAAAGGGATGAGCAGAACTCCGAGGCCAAGAAAGCCAGCAAGCACCGTATTGATCACCGCTTCCCCGTTCAGCTTCGAGCTGCGCTGCAATCGTTCCGCCAGTAAGGCCCCAAGGATGCCGCTTACCACGCCCCCCAAGGCTGGATCAAAGCCGAAGGCAACCGAGAGCGCCAATCCTGGAAGCACGGCATGGGAAATGAGATTGGCCTGAAGCACCCGGCGTTGGGTCACCAAGAGCGTGCCAGTGACAGGACACAAAATCCCCACCAACACTGCCATCAGCAGAGGTATCAACCAAAAAACAACCTCATCCACAGTGATGATTCCCCGGATTAACCAAACCCTTGAGAGAGCGCCTCACCTCAGCGGGAGGTCCATCGGCAAGAACACTCCGATCAAGCACGATGACTCTGTCGTAGGAATCAAGCGCTTCGCCCCAGTCATGGCTGCTGACCAACAAGGTATGACCGGCATCAGCCAACTGACGCATCAGAAGCAACAGTTGATCCCGGGATGGCGGATCGATTGCGGCACAGGGTTCATCGAGGAGAAGCATTCGAGAGGGTTGCACCAGCGAACGGGCCAGCAACGCGCGTTGCTGTTGTCCACCTGAAAGAGAATCAAGGCGTCGATGGGCAAGAGCGGAAAGACCAACGCGTTGAAGTGCTGCCTCCCGATCGCAACATCCAAGAGATTGGCCATTCATCGATCCAAGATCGACAAGATCTCGCACGCTGATCGGAAACGACCAATCAATCCGACTGCGCTGAGGCATCAACACCACCCGTTCGCGACACTCCTCGATCGGATCTCCATCGCAGTAAACCGAGCCACCTCGGGGACGAAGTTGCCCCTGGAGCACATGCAGCAGGGTGGATTTACCGGCTCCATTCGCACCAACCAGCGCCGTCAACGTGCCTGAGTGCAGCGTCATTGCCACGTTTTCGAGCACAACACGATCGCCGTATTGCACATCAACGCCCTCTGCTCTCAGAACTGGCTCTCCCAAAATCGAACCATCAAGTTGGCTCAACCTATCGACGGACTGGATGAAATTCATCCAACTCACCAGCCGCAGGCAACCATCGTGCCAACACAACTTGTGGATTAAGGAGTTCAAAATCCAAACTGCTGCCATCAATGAGGGCAACTCGACGTCTCTCGCCATCGTCATTCGTCATCACCGTAAGAAGACGATTCGTGGCGGGATCCACATCAAGAACAGCTCCTGAAGCTAAAAACCATCCCGGAATAGTCCTTCGCTTGAGGACTGATCCAGAGCTATTGACAAGGAGTAATTCGTCTTGAAGGGTTGGCTCTGCATCGCGAAGAACAATCCAAATATTTTCTCCCCGGTTATCACAAGCTGTGGCCATGACCCCCGCCTCCCCCAACCAGACCTCTCGTGGAGGTTGTCCGGGAATCACCAGCTCAATCGAACGTCGGTAATCAGGCCAATTTCTCAACAACACCGCACGGCCGGAACCAGAGCAAAACGACTTGAGTTCGCGGCTGCCGGGGAGGCTTTGGGGAGAAGTTCCTTTCCCATCAGGGTTCATGGGCAAGAGATCAAGACCGTCATAGGAAGGAACAACCATTCCGCTGCCATCCGGAAGCAGACGGATCGCGCCCGCAACCTCCAGGTTGAGGTCACGGCGTTTGGCGTTAGCTGAACGAACCCAGGTTCGATCGCTACCAGCTTCAACACCTCCCACCTGCACGAGTAATTCCCCTCGCTGATTGCTACTTAAGTGGGCAAACAAAAGTGACCCAGACGCCAAGGATTGGATGGCACCTGGGAGGGGATCTGCCAATCCTTCCGCTTGATGGCTAATGGCCCGCGGAGTGAGCTGGCGAAGCAACACCTCAAGCTTGGAAGCATCGTTATCGGTCACGAAGGCAACGCCCCCTCCATTGCCCAAGGGCTCAAGCTGAAGAATGCGCTGCTCAATAGACGACAGCGGCAACCAACTGCCATCCTTGCGGCGCAATTTCACCTGCTCTCCCTCCTTCTCGACCATCACTGCCACGAGAGACGAACGAGGATCCCACCAAAGTGAACGGCTAGGCAGGACCAGCCCCCGTTGATCATCACCAGCAAGAACAAGCTTCTGGGGCGAACGAATCAGGGCATCAGGATCGAGCAGCAGGCGGAACTGATCCTG is part of the Synechococcus sp. WH 8016 genome and encodes:
- a CDS encoding 2TM domain-containing protein translates to MNHVDDIRRFAISRLSLKRAYRHQVINYLWVNALLIVVWALSGFGFFWPIYSLLGWGAALLIQGWKITHPHRHAFSEEEINREIERI
- a CDS encoding metal ABC transporter substrate-binding protein, with protein sequence MPLPASVPFASVLLAAANTASPTVVAADGILCDLTRTLAGPQANVICLTKPGSDPHTLALRPADRGNLAKAQLVLLNGYNLTPALNKIKTPGAVVRVGNKAVPKNPLKDPHIWHDPANVKAMANSVAWSLKPLFDAKGDAAIDQRRAKVDGVLASLGGWIGQQIATVPQKQRVLVTGHRAFSFLAKRYGVRELPVLDDFTTGGTLRPSSLSAISKSIKASGSKAIFAESIPPSKTMRRISRSSGVPIAKQALFADGQAPGKSLVQTATNNVCIFVNAQGGSCNEAAASSLQNQWSSIK
- a CDS encoding metal ABC transporter permease, which gives rise to MAVLVGILCPVTGTLLVTQRRVLQANLISHAVLPGLALSVAFGFDPALGGVVSGILGALLAERLQRSSKLNGEAVINTVLAGFLGLGVLLIPLLSLRLDLEALLFGDLLTVGWLDVGRVLVACLALAILLGTRYRELVYLGVDPEGAASAGLSVRGLRLALSAVTAVVIVSAMAAVGVILVIGLLCAPVLPGLHRVSSLRAAMVRAALVGLALSGGGFLLALPLNLPPGPLIGVACVVLLCPLAWKST
- a CDS encoding metal ABC transporter ATP-binding protein gives rise to the protein MNFIQSVDRLSQLDGSILGEPVLRAEGVDVQYGDRVVLENVAMTLHSGTLTALVGANGAGKSTLLHVLQGQLRPRGGSVYCDGDPIEECRERVVLMPQRSRIDWSFPISVRDLVDLGSMNGQSLGCCDREAALQRVGLSALAHRRLDSLSGGQQQRALLARSLVQPSRMLLLDEPCAAIDPPSRDQLLLLMRQLADAGHTLLVSSHDWGEALDSYDRVIVLDRSVLADGPPAEVRRSLKGLVNPGNHHCG